One region of Syntrophobacter fumaroxidans MPOB genomic DNA includes:
- the nth gene encoding endonuclease III, whose product MPRNQPKTPSKRKRPPAEKVRAIVEILDRTYPDAACSLDFRNPLELLVATVLSAQCTDERVNLVTPALFQRYPTAKAYADAPLEQLETDVKSTGFYRNKARNIKEACRVLAEEHGGEIPPNLDILVKLPGIGRKTANVILGNAFGIPGIVVDTHVGRVSERLGLTSEKDPEKIERDLMEIIPREKWIKFCHQLIGLGREICQARKPKTGVCPLRPHCDHAAAHPELG is encoded by the coding sequence ATGCCAAGGAACCAGCCAAAGACCCCGTCAAAACGAAAGCGCCCGCCCGCTGAAAAAGTCCGGGCGATCGTCGAAATCCTGGACCGCACCTACCCGGATGCCGCGTGTTCGCTCGACTTCAGAAATCCCCTCGAGTTGCTCGTCGCGACCGTGCTGTCCGCCCAGTGCACCGATGAGCGGGTGAATCTCGTCACCCCCGCGCTGTTTCAACGGTATCCCACCGCCAAGGCCTACGCCGACGCGCCCCTGGAGCAGCTCGAAACCGACGTCAAATCCACGGGGTTCTACCGAAACAAGGCCAGGAACATCAAGGAGGCCTGTCGGGTCCTCGCCGAGGAACATGGCGGCGAGATCCCGCCGAATCTCGACATCCTCGTGAAGCTTCCCGGCATCGGGCGCAAGACCGCCAACGTAATCCTGGGGAACGCCTTCGGGATTCCGGGAATCGTTGTGGACACGCACGTGGGGCGTGTGAGCGAACGCCTCGGCCTGACTTCCGAAAAGGATCCGGAAAAGATCGAACGGGACCTGATGGAAATCATCCCCCGCGAGAAGTGGATCAAGTTCTGCCACCAGTTGATCGGGCTCGGGCGGGAAATCTGCCAGGCGAGAAAGCCCAAAACCGGCGTATGCCCGCTGCGTCCCCATTGCGATCACGCCGCGGCGCACCCCGAGCTCGGGTGA
- the pyrR gene encoding bifunctional pyr operon transcriptional regulator/uracil phosphoribosyltransferase PyrR, with the protein MVENGSRVVMEARDIRSALERLAREIVEQPVDPNGLALVGIHTGGVFLAKRLETLISKKLKHSIPVGTLDITLYRDDWTRLHTQPVVRATNLPFPMDDRDVVLVDDVLYTGRTIRAALDALIDYGRPKRVQVAALVDRGHRELPICGQFIGIELKTRSDEQVNVLLKEKDGVDRVVIEQAAQARKA; encoded by the coding sequence ATGGTGGAGAATGGGTCCCGTGTCGTCATGGAAGCCCGCGATATCCGGAGCGCTCTGGAAAGACTCGCCCGGGAGATCGTCGAACAACCCGTGGACCCGAACGGCCTGGCGCTGGTCGGCATCCACACGGGCGGCGTGTTCCTGGCCAAGCGGCTGGAAACGCTCATCTCGAAGAAACTCAAGCACTCCATACCGGTGGGGACGCTCGACATCACGCTCTACCGCGACGATTGGACCCGCCTTCACACCCAGCCCGTGGTTCGGGCGACGAATCTTCCCTTTCCCATGGACGACCGGGACGTCGTGCTCGTCGACGACGTCCTGTACACGGGACGCACCATTCGAGCCGCCCTCGACGCCCTCATCGATTACGGCCGCCCAAAGCGCGTGCAGGTCGCGGCGCTGGTGGACCGCGGGCACCGGGAGCTGCCCATCTGCGGGCAATTCATCGGCATTGAGCTCAAGACCCGGTCGGACGAACAGGTCAACGTGCTCCTGAAGGAAAAGGACGGCGTCGACCGCGTGGTGATCGAGCAGGCGGCGCAGGCCCGCAAAGCCTAA